In the Magnolia sinica isolate HGM2019 chromosome 15, MsV1, whole genome shotgun sequence genome, one interval contains:
- the LOC131226755 gene encoding pentatricopeptide repeat-containing protein At1g71420 produces the protein MRRGAHHATLKMAFPPHRRLTTVQPRPTISPQPTTHLILHLCTQGQLQEALSLFYALESQPNSQTYASLLKTCARHGSLAEGRALHRHMLTNHHHQDLFLSNHLINMYAKCGCLEAAHKVFDEMPQRNLVSWTALITGYDQSNRPDECFQLFSVMITHCLPNEFAIASVLSSCNWDRGRQVHALALKTSFDGNVFVGNALITMYSRCCGGSIEGRDSAWLVYQNLPMRNLITWNSMIVGFKMAGCTDRSLRLFAWMHCDGIQFDHATLISVISSCCGGVDDFASLKQLHQLHSLMIKASFVSEVEVATALVKAYSKVSHDINDCYKVFLETKNRDIVSWTGIITSCAECQPEEALLLFCQLRRDGFDPDLYTFSIVIKACASLVTERHGSATHALIIKVGFEDDMVLANALIHAYARCGSINQSEQIFNHMQARDTVSWNSMIKAYAMHGRGNDALQVFARMDVQPDGATFVGLLSACAHAGMVNQGRELFDAMVEHHGIAPQCDHFACMVDMLGRVGRLTEAEDLINQMPMPPDSVVWSALLGACRKHSETIMGERAARKLIELEPKKSVGYVMMSNIYCASGSFRDAGFIRKEMKDCGTRKEVGLSWIEIGNQVHEFAAGGRRHPQRETIYLGIERLVCQLKEMGYVPETSLVLHEVEKEHKEEQLYHHSEKLALVFGLMNASRSTGAIRIMKNIRICLDCHNFMKLASDCIGREIVVRDANRFHHFRGGMCSCSDYW, from the coding sequence ATgaggcgtggggcccaccatgccaCCCTCAAGATGGCCTTCCCTCCTCACCGAAGGCTCACTACCGTCCAACCAAGGCCCACCATCTCTCCTCAACCCACCACCCATCTTATCCTGCATCTCTGCACACAGGGCCAACTCCAGGAAGCCCTTTCGCTATTCTACGCCCTCGAATCCCAGCCCAACTCCCAAACCTACGCCTCTCTCCTCAAAACATGCGCCCGGCACGGCTCGCTAGCTGAGGGTCGAGCCCTCCATCGCCACATGCTCACCAATCACCATCACCAAGACCTCTTCCTATCCAACCATCTTATCAATATGTATGCAAAGTGTGGCTGTTTGGAAGCTGCCCACaaggtgttcgatgaaatgcctcaGAGAAATCTCGTCTCCTGGACCGCGCTTATCACTGGTTATGACCAAAGCAACAGGCCCGACGAGTGCTTTCAACTCTTTTCGGTCATGATCACCCACTGCCTTCCTAACGAATTCGCGATCGCCAGTGTCCTTAGCTCATGCAACTGGGACCGAGGTCGGCAGGTACATGCGCTCGCCTTGAAAACCTCCTTCGATGGCAATGTTTTTGTGGGTAATGCTCTCATTACCATGTATTCAAGATGCTGTGGTGGCAGCATTGAGGGTCGTGACAGCGCTTGGTTGGTATACCAGAACTTGCCCATGCGTAATCTCATCACGTGGAATTCAATGATTGTAGGATTTAAGATGGCGGGTTGCACTGACCGCTCGCTTCGTCTCTTTGCATGGATGCactgtgatggtattcaattcgACCATGCGACGCTCATCAGTGTCATCTCTTCCTGCTGTGGTGGTGTTGACGACTTTGCAAGTCTCAAGCAGTTGCACCAATTGCATTCTCTCATGATCAAGGCCAGCTTTGTTTCAGAAGTAGAGGTGGCAACCGCACTAGTGAAGGCCTACTCGAAGGTGAGCCATGACATCAATGACTGTTACAAGGTGTTCTTGGAGACTAAGAACCGAGACATTGTATCTTGGACTGGAATTATAACGTCGTGTGCCGAATGCCAGCCTGAAGAGGCACTCCTCCTGTTCTGTCAGTTGCGTCGGGATGGTTTTGATCCTGATCTGTACACTTTCTCAATTGTCATCAAGGCATGTGCCAGCTTAGTGACCGAGCGGCATGGATCGGCCACCCATGCattgatcatcaaggtgggatTTGAGGATGACATGGTGCTTGCAAATGCTCTCATCCATGCCTATGCTCGGTGCGGCAGCATCAATCAATCGGAGCAAATTTTCAACCATATGCAGGCCCGCGATACGGTATCATGGAACTCTATGATCAAAGCTTATGCCATGCATGGGCGAGGAAATGATGCATTGCAGGTTTTCGCCCGCATGGATGTTCAACCAGATGGTGCCACCTTTGTGGGCCTTCTGTCAGCATGTGCTCATGCCGGAATGGTAAACCAAGGCCGTGAGCTGTTTGATGCTATGGTAGAACATCACGGCATTGCCCCTCAATGCGATCATTTTGCATGCATGGTTGACATGCTTGGGCGGGTCGGTCGCCTGACCGAGGCCGAGGACCTGATCAATCAAATGCCAATGCCACCCGACTCTGTCGTGTGGAGTGCATTGCTAGGTGCCTGTAGAAAACACAGTGAGACTATCATGGGTGAGCGGGCTGCTCGGAAGCTGATTGAATTGGAGCCCAAGAAATCAGTGGGGTACGTGATGATGTCTAATATATACTGTGCAAGCGGTAGCTTTCGAGATGCGGGTTTTATACGTAAGGAGATGAAAGATTGTGGGACGAGGAAGGAGGTGGGCCTGAGCTGGATTGAGATCGGCAATCAGGTTCATGAGTTTGCTGCGGGTGGGCGGAGGCACCCACAGCGAGAGACCATATATCTAGGGATTGAACGGCTGGTGTGTCAATTGAAGGAAATGGGGTATGTGCCAGAGACTAGTTTGGTGTTGCATGAGGTTGAGAAAGAGCACAAGGAAGAGCAATTGTATCATCATAGTGAGAAGCTAGCATTGGTGTTTGGGCTGATGAATGCTAGTAGAAGCACAGGTGCTATAAGGATTATGAAAAATATCAGGATATGTTTGGATTGCCATAATTTCATGAAATTGGCGTCAGATTGTATTGGGAGGGAGATTGTGGTGAGAGATGCGAATCGCTTCCACCATTTTAGAGGTGGGATGTGTTCTTGTAGTGATTATTGGTGA